GCATAGGATTCGGAAATGGTATTCCCAGGAAGTTTTCCTTTTTTTCGAATGGGAACAAACCCAACTCCTAATTGGAAAGCGAGTGCAGCACCTGGAATAAATCCTCTTGCATCAATCGCTGCAATTTTATTTAATTTTGCATTTTGGTATCGTTCTACAAACATCCCAATGGTCAGTTGGAAACCCTCTGGGTCGATGAGAAGGGAAGTGATGTCTCGAAACAAAATCCCTGGTTTTGGGTAATCAGGAATGGTTCGAATCTTAGATTTAACAATGGACATATAAGGATGAAACCAAAGATGTCAAGGGTCTTGCAATAAAAAAAGGTCGGCAATTGCCGACCTTTCGAATTGTTTTTAAACTTTTGGAAATGATTATCTCATTTGTTTGAGAGCAAGGATTCGATCTTCCAATGCCGGGTGAGTGGCAAAAAGAGATAAGAATCCTCCTTTCTTAGAAGATATTTTAAAGGAAGCGATTGCTTCTCCTCTTGGGTCTTCTGGCATCTCCACCATTTGTCTAAGGGATTCGAGAGCTGAAATCATCGACTCTCTTCCCGCAAGTTTAGCACCACCTGCATCTGCTCGGAATTCTCTTTGGCGAGAGAAATAAGCAACTGCCATAGATCCTAAGATTGAGAAAACAATGTCAAGAGCGATGGTCACAACAATTCTGACAATGTGAGCCATTTCTTCTTTCACTGCATTGGACGCTACGTAAGCAATGATACGAGAGATGAACATTGCAAAAGAGTTCACAACACCTTGGATCAGAGTTAAGGTCACCATATCTCCGTTTGCTACGTGAGACAATTCATGTGCAAGCACACCTTCTAACTCTTGTGTGTTCATTCGATTGAGTAGTCCAGTGGAAACGGCAACAAGGGCACTTGATTTACTAGGTCCAGTAGCAAACGCATTTACTTCTGGAGATTCGTAAATTCCCACTTCTGGCATGGGAAGGTGGGCACGTTGTGCTAAAGACTGCACTCGACGATACACGTCCATTTCATGAGCAGAAGCTTGTTTTGGGTCGATGACTTTGACACCCATCGTCCATTTCGCCATCATTTTGGAAAGTAAGAGCGAAATAAAAGACCCCGCCATACCCCACATTAAACAGAATACAATGAGTTGTGTTAGATCCAAACCATAGGCACGGATGCTAAATCCCATCGAACCCAAAAGGGTAGTCACGATGGAGATTGTTGTCATAATCAAAATATTGGTTAACAGGAAAAAACCGATTCGTTTGATCCAAGTCATAGGAAATTGTTCTCCTTACGGTTCTAAACTAGAACCTACATATTAGACTGAAACTTTACGTCTCTTGCCAAAAGATTACAAGCAATTTAATGTTCTGAATTTTCGCCTTTTTCTTTGGAACCAAGGAACTGTATGAATAAAAATAAGGTCGCAAGAGAAATATAGGCAATCGGGAAGTCCCAAGATGCAATTTCTGTAAACCGATTGAAAATGGCATTCCCTTTCAGTTCGTAGGCATGGATCCAACCAAACATTGACAAACAAGCGGCAATGACTGCCCATAAACTTGCTTTTAGCCATTCTCTTTCCAAAATAAAGACTACCATTGCTGCCCAAATCATGGATGTGATGAGAAATCCTTGTGAAAGGGAAAGGATCCCAGAGAGAGCATAGGGTAGGAAAGTTAAGTGAGGTGGAATATCAGAAAGCGAAAAATGATATGTTTGTTTTGCACCTAACTCTTGCAAGATTCCTTGAAGTTTCCCATCTAAAAATAAAAAAACATTCTGGATGATCAGAACCGCCCAACCAGCAAACGCTGGTAATAAACCGACAACAACAGCAGGGGAATGGTGTTTGGGAATTGCTTGGAAGGCTTGGCTTGTGATGATGATCCCAATCCAAAGAACGATTGCCATTCCCGCTTCCACAGGAATTAAGGCTTGTATTAAACCCATAAGACCAAAGAGACTCACAATCGTCATGAATACACCAGATAACATGGAATAACTATGTTTTGCACCTAACGCTTTCCATCCTGGATGGCCGATATAAATCGTAGTTGGGAAAGGTGAACCAAATGCGGTTCCAGCGAGTGTACCAATTCCATTTACGAGTAGGGAAGTTTTTGTATCAAAACTATCACCTGAAGCTTCCGCAGATTCGATGTTTTGTAAGGAACCAATCACATTGAAGATTCCCATGGGTAGTATGATGGAAAAGTATGCTTGTAAATTTGAATAGGTTAGAGTTTCAAATAAGGAAGATAACGACAATTGAGGGAAATAAAAGCCCAATGTTGCCAATCCGTTTTGGATCCCACCTTCTTTGTAAATTGGATCTCCCCAAAAACCAGAAAGATAAGACAAAAGTACACCAACAAGAATTGATAAAAACCCACCAGGAATGCCAAATGGGAATCGTACTTTCCCAAAATATTGAAGTAGGATAATTCCAAGAGGGATAAAGGCGATCATGGGCCTTTCAAATGTTCGCAGTAAAAAGTCCATTGAAATAAAGGTTAGAGCAATGCCTGCTAAAGCAGAAAGTAAAGCTGCCCGAGGAGTATATTTCCTAATTTTTGCAGCAATAAAAGATCCAAATACTTCAATGAGACCCGAGGCAAAAGAAACTAATAAGCCAGCTTTCCAGGCTTCCTTATAGTCACCTGTCGCTTGGTAGGTGGGGAACATGACAAAAAATATAAATGCAAATAGAGAAACCGTATTGATTCCGTATGGAATCGCAGTTACATCCTTACGGTTTGTCCTTTGTCCCAATTTCCAAGCTTGCCATGCATAAAAAACATTCCCAATGAGTAAGGAAATCGCCGCACCAGGTAACACAACAGAGGTGATAAATGGCAAAGGAAATCCGCAGACACCCATACATAAGGCTGAGAGAACAAGAAGTTGGATGAGATTGTCGACCATAAGACCAAAAAATCCATCTAGGTCACCGCGTGTGATGGTAAAAAAATTCATTCGTTTCGTTTGCCTCCAAAATCAACTCGAATGACATTCCCGTCGCCAGTGACTTCTGGTTTTTGGGATTTTGGTTTGGATAATGATTCTTCAGGGTTTGTGTTTGTTTCGATTTGTAAAAACCGAAGTTGGGTAGCAGAATTTTGGAATTTGTCGTAAATACGAAATACTGCATCCCAAGGGATCATGGTTGGTTCCCAAGTGGAACCAAATTGTAATTCCGCAAATAAATAATCTGGTTTACTATCCAATACTTTTACTGCTTTGTCACCAAACACAAGTACAATGCCAGATTCTTTTTCAGCATTGAGAAGTCCACGTTTCCCAATTTCCAATTTTGGATGAGGCATTACATGGAGATAAAATACTCCAAAACGTTCCCAGTATAAATTGAATAAATCTCTTTTGAACTCACGTAATGTTGTGATTTCTTCCTGCGTGAGGTTTTGGCTCATAAATTCCTTTTACCGTGTGAAGTTTCCCATTCGATGTATTCATCGTGGATTTTATATTCTGGAATGATGTCTTTTAATCCTGCAAAAATTTCCCTATTTTTATTGGCTTTTGCTAGGGAAAATAAACGATTCAGTTTATTTTGAAAGAGTAATAAATTATAATGATCAAGTGGAGCAGCAATACGAATTTTAGGGTGATGGGTTTTTTTGATCCCTTCAGCATTTAACAGAAGTTCTTCGTATAATTTTTCCCCAGGTCTAAGCCCAGAAAATTCAATATTAATATCTTTATAAGGTGTGTAACCAGAGAGGCGAATCATCTCTTCAGCAAGTGATAAGATCCGAACCGGTTCACCCATATCGAGTAAAAAGATCTCCCCATGTTCGCCCATACTCCCTGCTTGTAACACAAGTTGTGTGGCTTCTGGGATTGTCATAAAGTATCGGATCACTTCTGGGTGAGTCACTGTCACAGGCCCACCGCGTTTGATTTGTTCTCTGAATCTAGGAATTACACTTCCATTGGAACCTAAAACATTCCCAAATCGAACTGTAATGAATTTGGTTCTAGAATTTTGAGAGATATGCTGTAGGTAAATTTCAGCAGCTCGTTTTGTGGCACCCATCACATTGACAGGGTTTACAGCTTTGTCTGTGGAAATGAGAACGAAACGTTCCACTCCTATTAGCCGACAAACATCCGCTACGTTTTTTGTGCCCATCACATTATTGAGAATTGCTTCCGAAGGATTAATCTCCATCATGGGAACATGTTTGTAGGCCGCTGAGTGGAAAACTACAGAAGGTCTATGTTCTTCAAAAACAGCCGAGATTCTCGATAAATTTTTTACATCAGCTATGACTGGTCGAATGTCAATATTCAATTCAGAAAAGTTTTTCCGAAGTTCATAGTCGATCTCGTATAACGGTGTTTCAGCGGCATCTAAAATAACGAGCACACTTGGTTTAAATAGAGCTACTTGGCGGCAGATTTCAGATCCAATGGAACCACCAGCTCCCGTTACGAGAATGACTTTTTTTTCCAAGTAAGAACGGATAGATTCAATTTCTAAATCAACAGTAGGTCTACCAAGTAAATCTTCAACTTGTACTTCACGAAGTTGTGTGATATTGGGTTTCTCTGCAAGGTATTCGCCAAATGTAGGTAAGATTTTAAATTCAACACCCGCACCTTCACATTCTTTCATCAGTTTGCTCACAACACGTCCATCAGGTTGTGGAACTGTCATTATGACTTTTTGGATCGCATAACGATTCAATACTTTTCCAATCTCTTCGGTTGATCCGAGAATGGGAATCCCTTGGATGTAACCACCTTTTTTGGAAACGTTATCATCCAAAAATCCGATAGGGAAATAATCTAAGTCTACGTTTCGCCTAATTTCAGTTAAAAAAGAGCTTCCTAATTTCCCCGCACCTACGAGGAGAATGGGAGTACCTTTCCTGGTTTTGTCAGGACTAAAAATTTGTTCCCTGATCATCCTCCAACTCAAACTTCGTAGGCACAAAAATCCTAAGAGGATGAGGGTATCGAGAATGGGAACCATTCGTGATAATTGGTAAAATCGATTATAAAAGAGGAGGGCTAATGTAGAAACTAAGGAAGAAAGGATAGTCGCTTTGATGATGGCCAAAAGATCGTGTAACGAAGCATAGGACCACAAAGAACGATAGATCCCTGAAAATAGAAAAACAATACTTCTCGTAACAACGACGATCGTGGCGCAGACCCAAAAATCCGGGTAATTGCCTAGAAACCCAATATTTTCAAATCGCACCAGGTGTGCGAGAAAATAGGACAAAAACATAAAGAGAATGTCTACAGGAAAAACCCAGTATCGTCTTGGGATTGATTTCATATCTGATAAATAAAGGTATTTGGAACAAAATTCCTTGTAAATACAGAATCTGTTCCGAAGAATAGAAAAGAGGAAAAACCTGTTTGAAATCACTTCTTTTCCGCCTTGCGGGGATTTTTTCCGCAGAAATTGGCTCGGAACTTTATTTAAAACTAAAGGAAGAAACTCTTTCGCCTTCACTTTTTTGCCTTGATTTTACAGACGTCACAGAGGTGACGGAAGTAGGTTGGGAATTTTTGAGGAAAATGGCGGAGAGATGCAGAGAAACCGGTTCAAAACTAGCAGGCTTTGGATTAAAATCGGAAATCCCCTCTGAACAAAATGCAATCTTTTCGTTTTTCAAAGAAGAAGCAGAATGTATCCATCATCTAGAATCATTTTATATAGGGGATACTCCCGCAAACGAACTCACTCCGAAGCCACCACAAGAAGGGAAAACCATTCACTGCCCTGAGTGCCAAACTTTACTAAGGTTTAAACAAATGGGTGATCACCTTTGTCCCAACTGCCAATCGAAATTTTTTGTAAACCAAAAAGGTTGGGTTTCAACTTACGAACGTTTGTTGTGATTTAGATGTTTTGTAGGAATCGCTTCCCAAGGTTTGTCTGGCCAAGGGTGTTTTGGGTAACGTCCTTTTAGTTCTTTTTTTACTTCATGATAACTGTTATTCCAAAAACTTTCTAGGTCTTTTGTAATTTGAACTGGCCTTCTTGCGGGTGAGAGTAAATGGACTAGAATTTTTACTTTTCCATTTGCCAAATTTGGCAAGGATTTAAGGCCAAATAACTCTTGTAATTTGACATGTAATTCAGGTTCATTGCCATGGTATTGTATGGGTAACATAGAACCAGATGGAACTTGAATCGATGTCGGTGCTTCTTTCTGGATGATCGAT
This window of the Leptospira limi genome carries:
- a CDS encoding adenine phosphoribosyltransferase; translated protein: MSIVKSKIRTIPDYPKPGILFRDITSLLIDPEGFQLTIGMFVERYQNAKLNKIAAIDARGFIPGAALAFQLGVGFVPIRKKGKLPGNTISESYALEYGVDHVEIHTDAIVPGDKVLIMDDLIATGGTLEASIKLIQNLKGQIHECSTIINLPDLGGAKRIKDTYGIDVYSICEFEGH
- the htpX gene encoding protease HtpX, translated to MTWIKRIGFFLLTNILIMTTISIVTTLLGSMGFSIRAYGLDLTQLIVFCLMWGMAGSFISLLLSKMMAKWTMGVKVIDPKQASAHEMDVYRRVQSLAQRAHLPMPEVGIYESPEVNAFATGPSKSSALVAVSTGLLNRMNTQELEGVLAHELSHVANGDMVTLTLIQGVVNSFAMFISRIIAYVASNAVKEEMAHIVRIVVTIALDIVFSILGSMAVAYFSRQREFRADAGGAKLAGRESMISALESLRQMVEMPEDPRGEAIASFKISSKKGGFLSLFATHPALEDRILALKQMR
- a CDS encoding NCS2 family permease codes for the protein MNFFTITRGDLDGFFGLMVDNLIQLLVLSALCMGVCGFPLPFITSVVLPGAAISLLIGNVFYAWQAWKLGQRTNRKDVTAIPYGINTVSLFAFIFFVMFPTYQATGDYKEAWKAGLLVSFASGLIEVFGSFIAAKIRKYTPRAALLSALAGIALTFISMDFLLRTFERPMIAFIPLGIILLQYFGKVRFPFGIPGGFLSILVGVLLSYLSGFWGDPIYKEGGIQNGLATLGFYFPQLSLSSLFETLTYSNLQAYFSIILPMGIFNVIGSLQNIESAEASGDSFDTKTSLLVNGIGTLAGTAFGSPFPTTIYIGHPGWKALGAKHSYSMLSGVFMTIVSLFGLMGLIQALIPVEAGMAIVLWIGIIITSQAFQAIPKHHSPAVVVGLLPAFAGWAVLIIQNVFLFLDGKLQGILQELGAKQTYHFSLSDIPPHLTFLPYALSGILSLSQGFLITSMIWAAMVVFILEREWLKASLWAVIAACLSMFGWIHAYELKGNAIFNRFTEIASWDFPIAYISLATLFLFIQFLGSKEKGENSEH
- a CDS encoding ClpXP protease specificity-enhancing factor SspB yields the protein MSQNLTQEEITTLREFKRDLFNLYWERFGVFYLHVMPHPKLEIGKRGLLNAEKESGIVLVFGDKAVKVLDSKPDYLFAELQFGSTWEPTMIPWDAVFRIYDKFQNSATQLRFLQIETNTNPEESLSKPKSQKPEVTGDGNVIRVDFGGKRNE
- a CDS encoding polysaccharide biosynthesis protein translates to MKSIPRRYWVFPVDILFMFLSYFLAHLVRFENIGFLGNYPDFWVCATIVVVTRSIVFLFSGIYRSLWSYASLHDLLAIIKATILSSLVSTLALLFYNRFYQLSRMVPILDTLILLGFLCLRSLSWRMIREQIFSPDKTRKGTPILLVGAGKLGSSFLTEIRRNVDLDYFPIGFLDDNVSKKGGYIQGIPILGSTEEIGKVLNRYAIQKVIMTVPQPDGRVVSKLMKECEGAGVEFKILPTFGEYLAEKPNITQLREVQVEDLLGRPTVDLEIESIRSYLEKKVILVTGAGGSIGSEICRQVALFKPSVLVILDAAETPLYEIDYELRKNFSELNIDIRPVIADVKNLSRISAVFEEHRPSVVFHSAAYKHVPMMEINPSEAILNNVMGTKNVADVCRLIGVERFVLISTDKAVNPVNVMGATKRAAEIYLQHISQNSRTKFITVRFGNVLGSNGSVIPRFREQIKRGGPVTVTHPEVIRYFMTIPEATQLVLQAGSMGEHGEIFLLDMGEPVRILSLAEEMIRLSGYTPYKDINIEFSGLRPGEKLYEELLLNAEGIKKTHHPKIRIAAPLDHYNLLLFQNKLNRLFSLAKANKNREIFAGLKDIIPEYKIHDEYIEWETSHGKRNL